One genomic region from Skermania piniformis encodes:
- a CDS encoding ISL3 family transposase, which translates to MLDATTFARPDLDTFIGLDELGLEVTGQRVEPDRAVLACRVAEPDRWCRRCGCEGRSRDTVVRRLAHEPLGWRPTTLLVTIRRYRCTGCGHVWRQNTEIAAEPRAGLTRRALRWALEGLVCQHLTIARIAEGLAVSWNTANTAVLAEGKRVLISDPHRWDGVTVIGVDEHVWRHTRKGDKYVTVIIDLTPIRDRTGPARLLDMVEDRSKQAFKTWLAERPPSWRDAVEVVAMDGFTGFKTAAAEELPAATAVMDPFHVARLAGDALDRCRRRVQLDLHGHRGRAGDPLYRARRTLHTGADLLTDRQRERLEQLFADDAHAQVEATWEIYQRMVAAYREPDRRRGRELMTELINSVSDGVPKALTEIRTLARTLTRRADDILAYFDRPGTSNGPTEAINGRLEHLRGSALGFRNLTNYIARSLLETGGFRPRLHPRL; encoded by the coding sequence GTGCTCGACGCTACTACTTTCGCCCGCCCGGATCTGGACACGTTCATCGGTTTGGACGAGCTCGGTCTCGAAGTCACCGGCCAGCGGGTCGAACCGGATCGGGCGGTGCTGGCCTGCCGGGTCGCCGAACCCGATCGCTGGTGCCGCCGCTGCGGCTGCGAAGGCCGTTCCCGCGACACCGTCGTGCGCCGGTTGGCGCACGAACCACTCGGCTGGCGACCCACCACACTGCTGGTCACTATCCGCCGCTACCGCTGTACCGGCTGCGGGCATGTGTGGCGCCAAAACACTGAAATCGCGGCCGAACCCAGAGCTGGGCTCACCCGCCGGGCGCTGCGCTGGGCACTGGAAGGTCTTGTCTGCCAGCACCTCACGATCGCTCGGATCGCCGAAGGACTCGCGGTCTCGTGGAACACCGCCAACACCGCCGTCCTCGCCGAAGGCAAGCGGGTCCTCATCAGTGATCCGCACCGATGGGACGGGGTCACGGTCATCGGCGTCGACGAGCACGTGTGGCGGCACACCCGCAAGGGCGACAAGTACGTCACGGTGATCATCGACCTCACCCCGATCCGCGACCGAACCGGCCCCGCCCGGTTGTTGGACATGGTCGAAGACCGCTCCAAACAGGCATTCAAGACCTGGCTCGCCGAACGCCCACCATCGTGGCGCGACGCGGTGGAGGTCGTCGCGATGGACGGATTCACCGGGTTCAAGACCGCGGCCGCCGAGGAACTGCCCGCCGCGACCGCGGTCATGGACCCCTTCCATGTCGCGAGACTCGCCGGCGACGCCCTCGACCGGTGCCGGCGCCGCGTCCAACTGGACCTGCACGGACACCGCGGTCGCGCTGGTGATCCGCTCTACCGGGCCCGGCGCACCCTGCACACCGGCGCCGATCTGCTCACCGACCGGCAACGCGAACGACTCGAGCAGCTGTTCGCCGACGACGCCCACGCCCAGGTCGAAGCGACCTGGGAGATCTACCAACGGATGGTCGCCGCCTACCGCGAACCCGACCGCAGGCGCGGCCGTGAACTGATGACCGAGCTGATCAACTCGGTCAGCGACGGCGTCCCGAAAGCCCTGACCGAGATCCGCACACTCGCCCGGACCCTGACTCGTCGCGCCGACGACATCCTGGCCTACTTCGACCGGCCCGGCACCAGCAACGGCCCGACCGAGGCAATCAACGGCCGCCTCGAACACCTCCGCGGCTCCGCCCTCGGCTTCCGCAACCTCACCAACTACATCGCCCGATCACTACTCGAGACCGGCGGCTTCAGACCCCGACTACACCCTCGATTGTGA
- a CDS encoding transposase: protein MAGRKRHSAKDIVQKLRRADELAAAGSNSEQIAAELGVSPATLYNWRRAYGGMDTDAAKELKEALHNRGCSRGLKPPVSSSDRAM, encoded by the coding sequence ATGGCTGGTCGGAAACGGCATTCCGCGAAGGACATCGTGCAGAAACTGCGCCGCGCGGACGAACTCGCCGCAGCAGGCAGCAACAGCGAACAGATCGCCGCCGAACTCGGGGTGTCGCCGGCGACGCTGTACAACTGGCGCCGCGCCTACGGCGGGATGGACACCGACGCCGCCAAAGAACTCAAAGAGGCTCTTCACAATCGAGGGTGTAGTCGGGGTCTGAAGCCGCCGGTCTCGAGTAGTGATCGGGCGATGTAG
- a CDS encoding IS3 family transposase: MSERLACKAVGLARSTYRRTPLAESPADPDADLRDWLRSYAAKHPCHGFRRAWAVLRHEEGARVNKKKIHRLWREEGLQVRARSPRKRAGISTVPPVEADAPRVVWALDFQFDSTIDGTAITIASMIDEHTRESLLHLVERSITAEALVTKLDRVFTRAGGPPKILRMDNGPELISQALQSFCAGKVGLAYIPPGTPWNNGHIESFNNRLRRECLNRNHWTSLLEARVVIGDFKHDHNTHHSALGYRTPAEYAAACRAHPHTRGLQDQLKPVPNQPGSTTEWTSYRGPAS, encoded by the coding sequence ATGTCGGAGCGGTTGGCGTGCAAGGCGGTCGGGCTGGCCCGTTCCACCTACCGCAGGACCCCGCTCGCCGAGTCGCCGGCCGATCCGGACGCCGATCTGCGGGACTGGCTCCGCTCCTACGCGGCGAAACATCCGTGTCACGGGTTCCGGCGCGCCTGGGCGGTGCTGCGGCACGAGGAAGGCGCCCGAGTGAACAAGAAGAAGATTCACCGGCTCTGGCGCGAAGAAGGCCTCCAGGTGCGTGCCCGGTCCCCGCGTAAGCGGGCCGGGATCTCGACGGTGCCCCCGGTCGAGGCCGACGCACCCCGGGTGGTGTGGGCCCTCGATTTCCAGTTCGACTCCACGATCGACGGGACCGCGATCACGATCGCGTCGATGATCGACGAACACACCCGCGAATCCTTGCTGCACCTGGTCGAACGCAGCATCACCGCCGAGGCGCTGGTGACCAAGCTCGATCGGGTGTTCACCCGCGCGGGTGGCCCGCCGAAGATCCTCCGGATGGACAACGGTCCCGAGCTGATTTCGCAAGCGCTGCAATCGTTTTGCGCGGGGAAAGTGGGGCTGGCCTACATTCCACCCGGGACGCCGTGGAACAACGGGCACATCGAGTCGTTCAACAACCGACTGCGCCGGGAATGCCTCAACCGCAACCACTGGACCAGCCTGCTCGAAGCCCGTGTCGTGATCGGCGACTTCAAACACGACCACAACACCCACCACTCGGCGCTGGGCTACCGCACCCCAGCCGAGTACGCTGCCGCCTGCCGGGCACACCCACACACCCGTGGCCTGCAAGATCAACTGAAACCGGTACCAAATCAACCTGGCTCTACAACCGAGTGGACCAGTTATCGGGGACCTGCCAGTTGA